From a region of the Mercurialis annua linkage group LG1-X, ddMerAnnu1.2, whole genome shotgun sequence genome:
- the LOC126665038 gene encoding probable serine/threonine-protein kinase PBL1, with amino-acid sequence MGCFTVLKSKKKKPEPSVSFKRVSPKEQIPTTLPEPQIPTRTLQSAPPSFRTRVKPVQQENRAAYNRTRALSAPESLDAAEQDDLAEVECDEHEESKSRVSAARDHPSPQPLPLPTAVLKPASSFKSASGSGPLCVSGPLPLPPGVTHSGTLKTFSYDEIMSACRNFSSDRCVSEGLSSIIYWASFGDDTSSSKKFDATVTRLHPSPQGLKEFISEVHTLASLRHPNLCKLLGYHAHNANGTEQRMLIYERLYHGSLDRLLYGRLDGPPLDWNTRMKIALCAAQGLTFLHEEGPFQAMYNEFSTGNIQIDKDFSAKLSGYGCVGHIPETDIPNSSGALANLSVETLERGLLTPKSNVWSFGIVLLELLTGRKNLDNRHPKEERNLVRWTRPYLADECRLSLIMDPQLKGRFPPNAARTIAEIAVCCLQNNPLERPTMRGVVEKLKVIQDMKYSTRFPLQEPAAVAGKHMSRSPSLNGIITPAPRLSFSPSPPSRTRPSVSPTRPPALPLSLPPRACSSNFSNFSLDELERQESRKSSSAVRRASVEGF; translated from the exons ATGGGGTGTTTCACAGTCTTGAAAAGCAAGAAGAAAAAGCCTGAGCCTTCGGTTTCCTTCAAACGTGTTAGTCCTAAGGAGCAAATTCCGACCACATTACCTGAGCCTCAAATCCCAACCCGGACTTTACAGTCGGCGCCACCTAGTTTTAGGACAAGAGTGAAACCTGTTCAGCAAGAAAACAGAGCAGCTTACAATAGAACGCGTGCTTTGTCTGCTCCGGAAAGCCTTGATGCTGCAGAACAAGATGATCTTGCTGAGGTTGAATGCGATGAGCATGAAGAGTCAAAGAGTAGAGTTAGTGCAGCAAGGGACCACCCAAGCCCGCAGCCTCTTCCTCTTCCAACTGCTGTACTGAAGCCTGCAAGTAGCTTTAAATCCGCGAGTGGCAGCGGCCCGCTCTGTGTTTCCGGGCCATTACCACTGCCACCAGGTGTAACACACAGTGGAACATTAAAGACCTTCTCATATGATGAAATTATGTCAGCTTGCCGCAATTTCTCTTCAGATCGATGTGTATCAGAAGGTCTTTCTTCTATCATATACTGGGCTTCCTTTGGGGATGATACTTCAAGTTCAAAGAAGTTTGACGCCACTGTTACACGCCTTCATCCCTCTCCCCAG GGCTTGAAGGAATTTATAAGTGAGGTTCATACACTTGCATCCCTGCGACATCCAAACCTATGTAAACTGCTTGGTTATCATGCACACAATGCCAATGGGACAGAACAGAGGATGCTAATATATGAGAGGCTTTATCACGGTAGCTTGGACCGTCTTTTATATGGGAGATTGGATGGCCCTCCACTTGATTGGAACACCAGAATGAAAATTGCTTTATGTGCTGCACAAGGTCTTACTTTCTTGCATGAAGAGGGGCCCTTCCAG GCAATGTACAATGAATTCTCTACTGGAAACATACAGATCGACAAAGATTTTAGTGCGAAGCTTTCAGGATACGGTTGTGTCGGTCATATTCCTGAGACAGATATCCCGAACAGTTCTGGG GCTCTTGCGAATCTGTCAGTGGAGACGCTCGAGAGAGGACTATTGACCCCAAAGAGCAATGTATGGAGTTTTGGAATTGTTCTGCTTGAACTACTGACTGGCAGGAAGAATCTCGATAATCGCCATCCCAAGGAAGAGAGGAATTTAGTTAGGTGGACCCGGCCTTATTTAGCTGATGAGTGCAGACTGTCACTCATTATGGATCCTCAGCTAAAAGGGCGATTCCCACCAAATGCAGCACGGACAATAGCGGAAATTGCCGTTTGCTGCCTTCAGAACAACCCATTGGAAAGACCTACTATGAGAGGTGTTGTAGAAAAACTTAAAGTTATACAAGACATGAAATATTCTACTCGATTTCCGTTGCAAGAGCCGGCTGCAGTTGCTGGCAAACACATGTCTAGATCACCAAGCCTTAACGGGATCATCACTCCAGCACCCAGGTTGAGTTTCTCACCTTCCCCACCATCAAGAACCCGACCATCAGTTTCTCCGACAAGGCCACCTGCATTGCCCTTATCGCTCCCTCCACGTGCGTGCTCCTCAAACTTCTCGAACTTCTCGTTGGACGAATTGGAACGACAGGAAAGCCGGAAATCATCGTCAGCTGTTCGGAGGGCTAGTGTTGAAGGGTTTTGA